The region CGTCGCCAAGATGGTGTGGACGGCGTTTATTGTCGCTTTCTTGCTGTTCATTATCTACAAGGTGTCGTCGACCTTGATCGTGGTGGTGTTTGCGGTGTTCTTCAGTTACCTGGTGTATCCGCTGATCGGGCTGCTGGAGAAGTATGGGCCGAAGCGCTTGCCGCGCACGGCCAATATCGGCATCGTGTTCCTGGTGGTGATCTTGCTGGTGGCGGTGCTGGGCTCGATTTTTGGCGCCCGCATCGAGGATGAGGCGATCAAGCTCAGCGATCAGTTGCCGACCCTGCTCAAGGGGAATAACTTTGCCGAGCGCATACCGCTGCCGGAATTCATGGAGCCGCTGCGCGCGCGGCTGCTGTCGTTCATGCAGACGCAGCTGAGCGGCGGGAATGGGCAGGCGATGCCGCTGGCCAAGGAACTGGGGCTGACGGTGATGCATGCGGCCAGCAACCTGATCTATCTGGTGCTGGTGCCGGTGCTGAGCTTTTTGCTGATCAAGGAAGGGCCGGACATGCGCGACGGCTTGCTGTCCTTGCTGAACCGTCCGAATAAAAAGCTGTGGGGCGCCATTATCGATGACCTCGACATCTTGCTGTCGCGCTATGTGCGCGCCTTGCTGCTGTTGTCGATCGCCACGTTTATCTCGTATAGCGTCGCGTTTTCGCTGATGGGCGTGCCGTATGGCTTGTTGCTGGCCGGTGCCGCCGCGCTGCTGGAATTTATTCCGTTTGCGGGGCCGTTGGCGGCGGCGATCATTGCCGTGGTGGTGGCCGGCTTCAGCGGCTTCGAACACGTGTTCTGGCTGATCGGTTTTATTGCCGCGTATCGCTTGTTCCAGGATTATGTGGTCAATCCTTACCTGATGAGCGAAGGCGTGGAAGTGTCGCCGCTGATGGTGATCGTCGGCTTGCTGGCCGGCGACCAGCTGGGTGGCGTGGTGGGGATCTTTTTGTCGGTGCCGGTGATGGCGGCGATCAAGATTGTGTTCGTGCGCGCCAGGGCGGCCTTGCAGGCGCGCCATGATGCACATGAGAAAGCGGAACTGGCGGCGGAAGCCGCGCGCGCCAGGGCGGCCGAGGAAGCTGCGCTGCTGCTGGAGCAGCGCAGCCATACCGCGCTCGACGTATAACGGTTTAGAACTCTTCCCACTCGCCGCTGCTGTCGGCCGCAGGTTTTGCCATGCGCGGCTTGGCGGCGGCGCTGGCCATGGCCGGCTTGGCCAGTTTCAAGGCCGGGCGCTTGGCGGCAGCCGGCCTGGCCGCGGCCACTGCCGGTTTGCGCAATGCAGGCGGTGCCACTGGCGCGCTGTGATTGGCGTCGAGCTTGAAGCGGCTGACCATTTCGGCCAGCGCCGCTGCCTGTTCCTGCATCGATTCCGAAGCGGCGGCCGCTTCTTCCACCAGCGCGGCGTTCTGCTGCGTGACGGTATCCATTTCGGCCACGGCCTGGTTGATCTGGTTGATGCCCAGTTCCTGCTCGCGACCGGCGGCGCTGATCTCGCCCATGATGTCGGTCACGCGGCGAATGCTCGATACGATCTCGTCCATCGTGGTGCCGGTCTGCGTCACCAGGTCGCTGCCGGTGCCCACGTTCTGCACCGACGCTTCGATCAATTGCTTGATGTCTTTCGCGGCACTGGCCGAGCGGTGCGCCAGGTTGCGCACTTCGGTGGCGACCACCGCAAAGCCACGGCCCTGCTCGCCCGCACGCGCCGCTTCCACCGCCGCGTTCAATGCCAAAATATTCGTCTGGAAGGCGATGCCGTCGATCACGCCGATAATGTCGGCGATCTGTTTCGACGAGTCGCTGATGGTGCCCATGGTGGCCACCACTTGCGCCACCAGCGCGCCGCCCTTGACGGCCACGTCCGAGGCCGACACGGCCAGCTGGTTGGCCTGGCGCGC is a window of Janthinobacterium sp. J1-1 DNA encoding:
- a CDS encoding AI-2E family transporter; this encodes MFGFNLRVAKMVWTAFIVAFLLFIIYKVSSTLIVVVFAVFFSYLVYPLIGLLEKYGPKRLPRTANIGIVFLVVILLVAVLGSIFGARIEDEAIKLSDQLPTLLKGNNFAERIPLPEFMEPLRARLLSFMQTQLSGGNGQAMPLAKELGLTVMHAASNLIYLVLVPVLSFLLIKEGPDMRDGLLSLLNRPNKKLWGAIIDDLDILLSRYVRALLLLSIATFISYSVAFSLMGVPYGLLLAGAAALLEFIPFAGPLAAAIIAVVVAGFSGFEHVFWLIGFIAAYRLFQDYVVNPYLMSEGVEVSPLMVIVGLLAGDQLGGVVGIFLSVPVMAAIKIVFVRARAALQARHDAHEKAELAAEAARARAAEEAALLLEQRSHTALDV